The Candidatus Limnocylindrales bacterium genome includes the window GGAGATTAGAAAAAAACTTTTTGTCTCTATAAAGAGACACTTATGTCTAACCTAGAGACAGGGGGTTGGAAAAAATATAAATTTTTCGGTAAGGGTAGATTTACAAATAAAACTAAATTTTACAGGATAAAAAGGAGATAATCATGAAAAAACGACTCATACTTTTATTGACTTTCTTTTTTCTGGTTCCTTTACAACCCGGCTACGCCGAACAGCCTACCACGGCAGAGGAACATTTTAAAGCGGGGCTGGCCTTTACTCAAACCGGTAAGTACGTGGAAGCCGTCAAAGCTTTCGTCGAAGCTATCAAGTTAAAGCCGGATTATGTGGAGGCCTATAACAGTTTAGCCTCCCTTTACCTTATCTTAGGAGACCCCCATCAAGCCCTTCAACTGGCCCAAGAGGCTATCAAGATAAAGCCGGATTATGCGGCGGCTTACTATACCCTGGGATCTATCTATAACGTCCAGAAGCAGCCAGCCGAAGCTATTAAAGCTTTGGCGGAAGCCATTAAACTGAAACCGGACTATGTAGATGCCTATGTAAATCTGGGCTGGGTTGTTTATCTTCAGGGAAACCCGGATGAAGCTCTTAAACATTTCAAAAAGGCGGTTCAACTGAACCCAAAAGATCCAGGTGCCCATATTGGGCTGGGAGAAATTTATAGTCAGAAAGGACAATATGATCAGGCAATTGCTGAGCTTAAAGAGGCTATCCAGGCCAATCCGAATCATATGGGAGCCCATCACCGATTAGGGCATGCGTATCTTTTGCAGAAAAAAACAGACGAAGCTATCCAGGAATTCCAGACGATTACCAAAATTCAACCCGATGATCCAGAAGCTTATAATGAATTAGGTCTTATCTATGCAGAACAAGGCAAGTACCCGGAAGCCATTAAACAATTTAATACGGTAATTCGACTTGCCCCGAAAGATCCTGGAGTCCGCCAACGACTGGCTCAAATCTTAATCGATAAGGATCTTAATCTTGATGAGGGGATCCAACAGGCTCAGAAAGCCCTGGAGCTTAAACCGGAATTTCCTGAAGTGATGGGAACCCTGGGTTGGGGGTATTACAAAAAAGGGATGTATCCAGAAGCGGTAGAATGGTTGAAGAAAGCTGCCGTGAAATCCAAGGATAACAAAACCATTCAATCCCGCCTGGAGCAGGCCCAGCAGAAACTTAAGAAGTGAGGACTTAGAGAATCTCCTTCTCAGGTCTTTCACTATTCAAGAACTTAAGCAACAGTCAGGTTTTAACCGAAGATTTTCTTAATTTCTTTGTTATGGATGACTTATTGGCTGCACGCTTACAAATGGCCATTTCATTGGCCTTTCATATCATTTTTGCCGTTATCGGGATTGCCATGCCGTTAATGATGGTCATAGCCGAATGGTTTTGGTTGCGGACGGGTGAAGAGGTTTATCTGATGCTTACCAAACGATGGGCAAAGGGCACGGCCATCTTATTTGCCGTTGGGGCGGTTTCTGGTACCGTCCTCTCGTTTGAGTTAGGTCTATTATGGCCTAACTTCATGGGTTGGGCCGGTTCTATCATCGGGATGCCCTTTTCACTGGAAGGGTTTGCATTTTTCACCGAGGCCATTTTCCTGGGAATTTACCTCTACGGCTGGCAACGGGTATCATCCCACATGCATATTTTATCCGGTCTTTTAGTTGCCTTGAGTGGGGCCGCCTCCGGTATTTTTGTCGTCATAGCTAACGCCTGGATGAATACTCCGACGGGATTTCGTCTTGTGGAAGGTCGACCGGTGGATATCGACCCTATAGCCGCCCTGCTTAATCCGGCTGCTTTTTCACAAACACTTCATATGATCCTTGCAGCCTACGCAGCCACAGGATTTGCAGTGGCCGGTATTCACGCTTTTCTTTTATTACGGGATCATCAGAACCTGTTTCACCGACGAGCCTTTTCCATTGCCCTGGTTATCGGCGGAATTACGGCCATTCTTCAGCCTCTGAGTGGAGATATCCTCGCCCGAACCGTTGCCCGAAATCAACCTGTAAAGCTGGCTGCCTTTGAAGGACAATTCCAAACAGAATCCGGAGCCCCCTTACGAATCGGAGGGATCCCGGACGTAGAAGCGGGTATAACCCGCTATGCCCTGGAGATCCCCTATGGTCTGAGCCTGCTTGCCTTCCATGATCCCCAAGCAACGGTAAAGGGACTCGATGCAGTCCCTCGGGATCAGTGGCCTCCGGTAAAGATCGTTCATATTGCTTTCCAGGTCATGGTAGCCGCGGGATTTGCCATGATGGGAATTGCCCTTTGGGGCCTGTGGCTCCTTTGGCGACACAGAACTTTCTTCGATTCACGAGGGTTCCTACGTGCCGTAGCGGCAGCTACGCCCCTGGGGTTCCTGGCCATAGAAGCCGGCTGGATAGTCACAGAAGTCGGACGACAACCCTGGATTATCTACGGGATCATGCGGACGACAGAAGCTTTAACCCCGATGCCAGGACTTAAGATCCCTTTTATTATGTTTACGCTACTCTACCTCTTCCTGGCTATGGTTGTAATCTGGCTACTGCTCCACCAGGTCAGGGAGAGTCCCCGGGTAGTGAAGTCTGATCTTCCAGAACAGCCTAAAGACAATGAGTATATTACCCCTTGAAGGGATCCTTGCCGGTGTCATGATGATTTCCTTGACCCTCTATGCCCTGATGGGTGGAGCAGATTATGGAGGTGGAGTATGGGACTTGCTGGCCTGGGGGCCCCGGGCTAAAGCACAACGTGAGTTGATTGCAGAGGCCATTGGCCCTATCTGGGAAGCCAATCATGTCTGGCTCATTTTGGTTATTGTAGTTCTGTTCACAGGCTTCCCTCTGGCCTTTGCTGTTATTGCCACCGCGTTGCATATTCCGCTAACCCTCATGCTCCTGGGAATTGTCCTACGGGGTTCGGCCTTTGCCTTTCGTACCTATGGAACTAAAGAAGATAGAATACAGCGCCGGTGGGGTCGCGTTTTCTCTATAGCCAGTCTGGTTACTCCTCTGCTTCTCGGTACTGTTTTGGGTGCCATTGCATCAGGCCAGATTCGCCTTAAGGACAGATGGGTGGTAGCCGATTTTGTTCGTCCCTGGCTGGCTCCATTCCCCCTGGCAGTTGGCCTGTTTGCCCTGGTTTTATTTGCATTTCTCGCGGCAGTGTACTTAACCCTGGAAACGGAGGATCCAGAGCTACAGGAAGATTTTCGCCGCCGTGCCCTGGTTTCAGCCTTTGTGGTAGGTCCTGTTGCGCTCCTGGTTTTCCTACTCTCGGGAACAGGAGCCCCTCTCATACGACAAGGTCTGAGTCAGAGTTGGTGGACCTGGCCCTTACAACTCTCTACGGCAGTCTTTGCAACGGGAGCCATCTTTGCCCTCTGGACCCGCAGGTTTCATATGGCCAGGTTTTGCGCAGCAGGACAGATCACACTCATCCTTTGGGGTTGGGGAGTTGCTCAGTTTCCCTACCTGATCGTGCCGGATATCACCGTCTTTAATGCAGCTGCTCCCACCATAACCCTCCGCCTGCTCCTCGTAGCCCTTGGAAGCGGTGCGTTGGTACTTTTTCCCTCCTTTTACTATCTCTATCGTATCTTTAAAGGCTAGAAAGCTTTTAAAACCCTTAAAGATCGATCTAAATAACAGGCCTTCGTTAAAGTTAAGAAGAAAGTCCCCTTTGGATTGATAGCAGGGATCTTATCCCTGGAAAAGGGATTCCAAGAGGTAGAGGAATTTTACTTGACACCCCATAAGGGGAACAGAGTAAACTGGATGCTATAGAGTTAAGGTAAATAAAAGAATCTCTTAAACCATCTCTGGGCTGAAAGCTCTGTTGAAGGGCAACCCTACAACATCCCCTGTCTCCTTAAAAGTAACACTTTTACAGTAAATGGGTTCCTCTTCCGGGAATCTCGTTTTTTCATTATAGATCTTCCGGTTTGGAAATTAATAGCTAATTTTAACTTAACTCAGCTTGCCTATAGAGAGTGTTTTAAAGTCTTACCTGATGTCGAAAATCATAGGATAGTCGGAAGAAAGGTATCCCTGATTTAATTTTAAAAGCTCTACCTAATATCTTTTAGGAGGTAAAATTTATGAACCTGGCACATATCCATTTAATCCTCAATCATTTCCCGGTGATAGGCATGGTATTTGGTTTTCTCTTATTGGCCTTTGCTCTGGTAAAGAAAAGTGAAGAGCTCACAAGAGTAAGTTTGGGGGTTTTCATTATTATCGCCCTGCTTGCACTACCGGTATACTTTACAGGTGAACCAGCAGCGAAAGTAATCGAACATCTTCCGGGGGTAACAGAATCGGTTGTAGAAGAACATGAAGAGGCTGCCCTCATAACCCTGATAGCTGTTGAAATCCTGGGTCTGGTCGCCTTGGGGGGATTGTTTTACTTTCGCCATTTGGAAAACCTTCCAAATTGGCTTGTCAAAGCCTCGTTGATACTGGCTGCGATTAGTATAGGATTGCTGACATGGACGGCAAATTTAGGGGGAAAGGTACGCCATACAGAAATTCGATCAGATTTCAAGCCTGTGGTGACCTCGGAGAAAGCAGCCGAGGATACCCAAAAAGAGCCGGAATCGAGGAAGTGAGGGGGTTGAAACCGGAAGGATGCTAAAACGGTTAATTTAAAGATCTTTGAGAAAGGAAGTCTGTTCGTTGTCCCTGAAGTTACAGGAAAGGTGGGAACGACTTTAGTCTTTTTCCTATAAAATAAAAGGAACCACTAAAGTCGTCGCTTAACCCTTAGTAGTGAGAAGGGATCAATTTAATGACGCTTTCCTGAAGTTCCTGATAACGAGCTATGTCCTGCATCTTACCGATTTCCCAATCTTTTTTAGGAGTCCAGTAACGATCCCCAACAAAAATCTCGAAATGCAGGTGAACTTCCTTGGTCTTACTATGCTCAACCTCTCCACTGGTTCCTGAATTTCCCACAAATCCAATCACGTGATCTATCCCAACCACATCATAAACTTTCAGTTGATCATTGACATCGGATAAGTGGGCGTACATGGTTAAAACGGGTTCTCGATTTTTGTTCTTTCCATGGTAAATCCAGACCTGTCGACCTCGTAATTTATCTAGAACATTTCCATAGGGCTGTTCCGCTGAAGGAATGGTCAAAGACCCCGGAGTTCCATGCCACTTTGTCTTGGTCAGCTCAAGCATTCTATCCCGGGTCGCTTTGGTTAAAGGCACATAATTTTTGTCAATCCGAATGATCACACCGGGGGCTATAGGATAGACCTTTTCTCGCCAGGGAAGTCCATAGATATCGGTTCCTTGATGAACATCATTACGATAACCCCGGGGATCCCCAGGTAATCTGAGTTGTGTGTAGCTAACAGGTTTTTTGATGGGCATCTGAAAAACACCCTGGATATTCGTGAGAGAGACTTCATTTAAATTCTTAAAAGCGGTTGGATTTTCACTCACAATTTTGTCCGCTCGGGTAATAACTTCCAGATAGTCTTGAAAGTATTTCGGTACGGCAACAGGTGCCGGAGGGGGAGGTGGAGCAGGAACCGGTTTTTTCTCAGGGGGACTTATTAAAATCTTAATACCCCCTACTAAACCCACCACCAGGATAATAACAAGAATTTGAATAGTAATCGGTAACGCTTTACTTGGAACTTTATCGGTGATTTTCTTGGTAATTTTATCCGGGAGTACTTTCAACATAACCTCTTGTTCACCTTGTTCACCCGCAGGTTTGAGAACATCCTTAGGTTTTCATCTGTGAGCCCTCAACAGGGGTATCCCTTCATTATATATTATAAGCTGACAGGACTGTTACGCTATCAAAAGTTATTCTTCTTGTAAAGCAAAAATTAACCCCCGGTTACTCATTGACAGAAGGGAGAGACTCTACTATATTTAGAGTGCAATAACTTAACTTCAAAGTTAAGTAAAACCCTAGGCATGAAATAATAATCCTGAGTTAAATTTTTAACCACTCAAGATGGGAGGCGAATTTATCTGCTATTCTATGTTTCAGTAGAAACAAGGCAGGTACCCACAAACTGAGAAGTTATTTTTATATCAAGCTTTGTTTCTACTTTTAAGTATGGCAGAGGAATTTCGGGAGAATACCATCCATTATGAAAGTTTTAACTATTCCAAAAAAATTAATAACCTCAGAGAATAAAGAAAACCTTCTGCTTGCAGAAGATAAAGCAGCTTCGACCCCCAATGAAACCTTCTATCTGATTCCAGATGGGTTAAATATGTTTAGGGGAGAAGGCCTGGTGATTCTGAATAAAAGGCGAAATGATGATTATTACGATGATGAAGAGGATTATGATGATGAAGACTACGATGATGAAGAGGATTATGATGAGTATGAAGAAGAAGACGAAGATGACATGTATAGAAGACGCCGTCGCTAAATGCGATAATCTGGAAGTCGAATTAAGGGCGAATCAAGGGCTGCTTTGCTACTACTAGACTTTGAATTTCAAGGGAATGAATCCTCAGAACCCGATATAAAATTCTGGGAATACCTTCATCACCTGTGAACATGGGAGGTTCAGGACTCTAGTCAACTACCTGTCACTACCCATAAAAACTGGTTATAGGTTTCCCTTGAGGTTTCAATGGATTTAGGAGAACGGTGATCATAATGACCCCATCCTTTCGGTATCTTTTAGGGGTAGTTTTATGGGGGTTTATAATTATATGTCCTGTATTTGGAGAGGTTTATAGATGGAAGGATGCAAATGGTAAATATGTTTATACAACTACCTTGCCTACAGGTCGGGTAGAAAATGTGGAAGTCAAAAGAGGAGATAACTGGCTTCCTTATCAAGCTGAGTTAGTTTCTTCAGAATATAGGCCTAATCGGACGGTTATTGGTTTTGAACGTCGTGGCTCGGCGATTCTCATTGAGGTTTTATTAAATAATCAATTGACCAA containing:
- a CDS encoding tetratricopeptide repeat protein — protein: MKKRLILLLTFFFLVPLQPGYAEQPTTAEEHFKAGLAFTQTGKYVEAVKAFVEAIKLKPDYVEAYNSLASLYLILGDPHQALQLAQEAIKIKPDYAAAYYTLGSIYNVQKQPAEAIKALAEAIKLKPDYVDAYVNLGWVVYLQGNPDEALKHFKKAVQLNPKDPGAHIGLGEIYSQKGQYDQAIAELKEAIQANPNHMGAHHRLGHAYLLQKKTDEAIQEFQTITKIQPDDPEAYNELGLIYAEQGKYPEAIKQFNTVIRLAPKDPGVRQRLAQILIDKDLNLDEGIQQAQKALELKPEFPEVMGTLGWGYYKKGMYPEAVEWLKKAAVKSKDNKTIQSRLEQAQQKLKK
- a CDS encoding cytochrome ubiquinol oxidase subunit I, producing MDDLLAARLQMAISLAFHIIFAVIGIAMPLMMVIAEWFWLRTGEEVYLMLTKRWAKGTAILFAVGAVSGTVLSFELGLLWPNFMGWAGSIIGMPFSLEGFAFFTEAIFLGIYLYGWQRVSSHMHILSGLLVALSGAASGIFVVIANAWMNTPTGFRLVEGRPVDIDPIAALLNPAAFSQTLHMILAAYAATGFAVAGIHAFLLLRDHQNLFHRRAFSIALVIGGITAILQPLSGDILARTVARNQPVKLAAFEGQFQTESGAPLRIGGIPDVEAGITRYALEIPYGLSLLAFHDPQATVKGLDAVPRDQWPPVKIVHIAFQVMVAAGFAMMGIALWGLWLLWRHRTFFDSRGFLRAVAAATPLGFLAIEAGWIVTEVGRQPWIIYGIMRTTEALTPMPGLKIPFIMFTLLYLFLAMVVIWLLLHQVRESPRVVKSDLPEQPKDNEYITP
- a CDS encoding cytochrome d ubiquinol oxidase subunit II — translated: MSILPLEGILAGVMMISLTLYALMGGADYGGGVWDLLAWGPRAKAQRELIAEAIGPIWEANHVWLILVIVVLFTGFPLAFAVIATALHIPLTLMLLGIVLRGSAFAFRTYGTKEDRIQRRWGRVFSIASLVTPLLLGTVLGAIASGQIRLKDRWVVADFVRPWLAPFPLAVGLFALVLFAFLAAVYLTLETEDPELQEDFRRRALVSAFVVGPVALLVFLLSGTGAPLIRQGLSQSWWTWPLQLSTAVFATGAIFALWTRRFHMARFCAAGQITLILWGWGVAQFPYLIVPDITVFNAAAPTITLRLLLVALGSGALVLFPSFYYLYRIFKG
- a CDS encoding M23 family metallopeptidase; this encodes MLKVLPDKITKKITDKVPSKALPITIQILVIILVVGLVGGIKILISPPEKKPVPAPPPPPAPVAVPKYFQDYLEVITRADKIVSENPTAFKNLNEVSLTNIQGVFQMPIKKPVSYTQLRLPGDPRGYRNDVHQGTDIYGLPWREKVYPIAPGVIIRIDKNYVPLTKATRDRMLELTKTKWHGTPGSLTIPSAEQPYGNVLDKLRGRQVWIYHGKNKNREPVLTMYAHLSDVNDQLKVYDVVGIDHVIGFVGNSGTSGEVEHSKTKEVHLHFEIFVGDRYWTPKKDWEIGKMQDIARYQELQESVIKLIPSHY